The following proteins are encoded in a genomic region of Ostrea edulis chromosome 7, xbOstEdul1.1, whole genome shotgun sequence:
- the LOC130047657 gene encoding uncharacterized protein LOC130047657, which produces MHPRRSAQEVLLCDLCETVPLQSHCELCNINLCVNCAVKHLSDSSKRHNVVPFLQRKVTPNYPKCPKHPEKHCELHCEECNIPVCSTCVSSGKHKGHDMSDILEKLSAKTESLQKDLKELETRIYPRYEEMASDVQTEKAELETKYGKLTTIADQQGEILHREITAIVNRRKSAIAEMKTKHLEALNKNTEEITQKMAELKQIMSDLKSILKLNDVSLTSTYKSRNSEFRTLPPKVRVTVPSLSPQKINKDQLNEMFGSLPPLSINTEHGDTMKSAEAVSSPPVKPLLDEPRVTATINTGYSRFLDRLFSVSCLSEDQVWTCGINNTMKLLNLQSKLLTSIQTKSGNRPIDIAVTRDGDLVYTDYDDNTINLIKNKQIQTVITLQGWRPLSVCCTAGNDLLVIMDSDDVKQSKVVRYSGSTEKQSIQFDDQGRPLYSSDGDSKYLSENKNLDICVADCGASAVVVVNQSGKLRFRYTGHRSNTKQSFTPHGITTDSQSHILTADGNNRRIHILDQDGQFLRYIHCGLRGPCGLCVDIRDNLFVAERHTAKVKKIQYL; this is translated from the coding sequence ATgcatccccggcgcagtgctcaggaagtcctactgtgtgacctctgtgaaactgtccccctacagagtcactgtgaactttgtaatataaatctctgtgtTAACTGTGCAGTAAAGCATCTCTCAGACTCGTCTAAAAGACACAATGTCGTGCCGTTTTTACAGAGAAAGGTTACCCCTAACtacccaaaatgtccgaaacacCCCGAAAAACACTGCGAACTTCACTGCGAGGAATGCAacattcctgtctgttctacctgcgtctcctcaggtaaacacaaaggtcacgaTATGTCAGATATCCTGGAAAAACTCAgcgctaaaacagaaagtttacaaaaagatctAAAAGAACTCGAGACAAGAATTTACCcgcgatatgaagaaatggccTCCGATGTGCAAACTGAAAAAGCCGAGTTAGAAACGAAATACGGGAAACTGACCACAATTGCTGACCAACAAGGAGAAATCTTACACCGGGAGattaccgccattgtcaaccgacGGAAATCCGCCATTGCggagatgaaaactaaacatctgGAGGCactaaataaaaatacagaagaaatcacacagaaaatggcggaactcaaacagatcatgtccgacttgaaatcaatcctaaaattaaatgacgtctccttaacctctacttacaaatctaggaattctgaatttagaacattaccgcctaaagtccgCGTTACAGTACCGAGTCTctctcctcagaaaataaacaaagatcagctcaatgaaatgtttggttctctgccgccattatccattaacacagaacatggcgacacaatgaagtcagcagaagctgtatcgtctcctccagtcaaaccactgcttgatgagccgcgcgtcaccgccaccataAACACTGGGTATAGCAGGTTCTTAGACAGACTAttcagtgttagctgtctgagtgaagatcaagtctggacatgcgGGATAAACAACaccatgaagctgctcaacctccagagtaaactactgacatcaatacaaaccaagtcagggaacaGACCAAtagacatagcagtgacacgggacggagatcttgtttatactgactatgATGATAACACTataaacttaattaagaataaacagatacagaccgtgatcacactacaggggtggagacctctctctgtctgctgtaccgcgggtaacgacctcctggttaTCATGGACAGTGATGATGtcaaacaatccaaagtcgtgcgttactccggctccacagagaaacaaagcattcagtttgatgatcagggtcgtcctctctactcaTCTGATGGTGACAGtaaatacctcagtgagaacaagaacctggatatctgtgtggctgactgtggagctagtgcagtagtggtggtcaatcagtcaggaaaactccgatttagatacactggtcatcgcTCTAATACCAAGCAATCATTTACTCCAcacggcatcactacagacagccagagtcacatcctgacagcagacggTAACAATcgccgtatccacatcctagatcaggacggacagttcctccgttacattcactgtggtTTACGCGGTCCATgtggtttatgtgtggacatcagagacaacctctttgtggctgagcgtcacactgctaaagtgaagaaaatccaatatctataa